A window of Oceanivirga salmonicida genomic DNA:
AAAATTGTATTAGTAAATGATGCACATAAAACTAGTGGGTATATAGGTGAAATTTCAGCATTAATTTCTGAATCAGAAGCATTTGATTATTTAGATGCACCAATTAGAAGATGTGCAGGAGAAGATGTTCCAATGCCATATGCTCAAAACTTAGAAATGGCTATGATACCAACAGTAGAAAGTATTAAAGATAAATCT
This region includes:
- a CDS encoding transketolase C-terminal domain-containing protein, producing KIVLVNDAHKTSGYIGEISALISESEAFDYLDAPIRRCAGEDVPMPYAQNLEMAMIPTVESIKDKSKLKSLANFLAAGVALNNFLPIFTTILY